The window GGCTGCGTCCATTACGCGCACCTGGGGATTTGGCGGTGTCCCGAATGCGGCCTCAGCCGCCCTGCCCCCCATCTGGAGGGGTCGCTGGAGGAGGGCCGCCTGCATCTGCGGCTGCCCGACGGGGGCAGGCGCTTTCTCCCTCTGCCGCTGGAGGGCACCTACGCCGCTTACGACGTGATGGCTGCCGTGGCGACGGCGCTGGCCCTGGGCCTGCCCTGGTCGGCCATCGAGGAGGGCGTGGTCCGCTTCGGGGGTGCCTTCGGTCGGCAGGAGCGGCTGGTCGTCCAGGGGCGGCACGTGCATGTTGTGCTGGCCAAGAACCCTGCCGGCCTGAACCAGGTGCTGCGCATTCTCTCGCAGCGGCCTGCCCCCCTGCGCCTGGCCCTGTTCCTCAACGACGGTCTGGCCGACGGCCGTGACGTGTCCTGGATCTGGGACGTGGACTTCGAGCTCCTCTCGGGGCGAGTGGAGTGGGCTGTGGCCTCGGGCACTCGTGCCGAGGACCTGGCCCTGCGGCTGCACTACGCCCGCCTGGGATGCGAGCTGGCCGTGGAGCCACGGCCAGTGGCGGCCCTGCGGCTGGCCATCGGCCGCACCGCGCCGGGCGAGACGCTGCACGTCCTGCCCACCTATACCGCCCTGCTGCGCGTGCGGGAGGTGCTGGCGCGGTGGGCTGGCCGTCCGCCTTTCTGGGAGGAGGCGGAGCCGTGAAGCTGCGCCTGGCCTGGCTCTACCCCAGGCACATGAACGTGTACGGCGACCGGGGTAACGTCATCGTCCTGCGGGAGCGCTGCGCCGCTCGCGATATCGGGCTGGAGGTGGAGGAACTGGGCCCCGGCGACCGGCTGGAAGCTAGCCGGTACGACCTCTACTTCCTGGGAGGGGCCCAGGATCGAGAGCAGAGGCTGGTAGCCCGCGATCTGACAGCCCAGAAAGGCCCCGCCCTGCTGGAGGCGGTGGAGGCAGGGGCAGTGGTCCTGGCCGTCTGTGGTGGCTACCAGCTTTTGGGGCGTTTCTACCGCACGGCTGAGGGCGAGGAGTTGCCTGGCTTGGGCCTCTTCGACGCCTGGACGGTGCACCCGGGACCTGCTGCCCGGCGCTTCATCGGCAACGTCGCTGTCGGGTGGGAAGAGGGCACCCTGGTGGGCTTCGAAAACCACGGCGGGCGCACCTAT of the Dehalococcoidia bacterium genome contains:
- a CDS encoding MurT ligase domain-containing protein, with protein sequence MDAAVLAAKGASLIVRRLGLGGGTALPGLLALRLDPALVPRLAADLRAGSVLVTGTNGKTTTARLLAGMARAAGLRVVANAAGSNLVRGIAAALCQAARADGRIGEGERSLGVFEVDEATLPEAAALLSPRAVVFLNLFRDQLDRYGEVDHVAEVWRRAAASLGTGTALVLNADDPAVASLAGAARRPTLFYGLAPGSHCLPTLEHAADARWCPACAGELTYGCVHYAHLGIWRCPECGLSRPAPHLEGSLEEGRLHLRLPDGGRRFLPLPLEGTYAAYDVMAAVATALALGLPWSAIEEGVVRFGGAFGRQERLVVQGRHVHVVLAKNPAGLNQVLRILSQRPAPLRLALFLNDGLADGRDVSWIWDVDFELLSGRVEWAVASGTRAEDLALRLHYARLGCELAVEPRPVAALRLAIGRTAPGETLHVLPTYTALLRVREVLARWAGRPPFWEEAEP
- a CDS encoding glutamine amidotransferase, with the protein product MKLRLAWLYPRHMNVYGDRGNVIVLRERCAARDIGLEVEELGPGDRLEASRYDLYFLGGAQDREQRLVARDLTAQKGPALLEAVEAGAVVLAVCGGYQLLGRFYRTAEGEELPGLGLFDAWTVHPGPAARRFIGNVAVGWEEGTLVGFENHGGRTYLGPGARPLGRVLAGFGNNGEDGGEGAVYRNAFGTYLHGPLLPKNPHFADRLIALALARRYGQVALAPLDDALAWAAHRRALRLARRRPILERWAHVLGGVLSWQRSR